One Maniola jurtina chromosome 25, ilManJurt1.1, whole genome shotgun sequence DNA segment encodes these proteins:
- the LOC123878078 gene encoding neural/ectodermal development factor IMP-L2-like isoform X2: protein MYYLVLILATAALAGGANVNRHLKLLAEIDNHIESNAVPAPSSKRFITLTRRPAARNAHRPGTTLELTCEAIAAPAPSVHWFKNDAPVYEYDKDSNEIIDSNPSSLARVSSTLLISRTDGPAQYTCLVVAGQGTVRANTIVYSTDSSTDTSERSKLVPLSPRILVSYKVFVDTIGNNVVLPCRVRGHPRPNVTWRTNDGLDVTNEPRMKVLRSGELVISPLLWSDMGEFTCRATNLFGSTEVKTFVYPARQSDTDG, encoded by the exons ATGTATTATTTAGTTCTCATCCTCGCCACGGCGGCGCTGGCGGGCGGCGCCAACGTCAACAGACATCTGAAGCTTCTCGCAGAAATTGACAACCACATAGAATCTAATG CAGTGCCAGCCCCATCATCAAAGCGGTTCATAACGCTAACACGGCGGCCCGCAGCGCGCAACGCACACCGACCTGGCACGACGCTGGAGCTGACTTGCGAAGCGATAGCAGCACCCGCGCCCTCCGTGCATTGGTTCAAGAACGACGCGCCTGTGTATGAG TACGACAAAGACTCGAATGAGATCATAGACTCTAATCCATCCTCCCTGGCGCGAGTGTCATCGACTCTACTTATATCGAGAACAGATGGGCCCGCGCAGTATACGTGCCTAGTGGTGGCCGGTCAGGGCACGGTCAGGGCTAACACCATCGTCTACAGCACGG ATAGCAGCACGGACACCTCAGAGCGCTCCAAGCTGGTCCCCCTCTCGCCTCGCATCCTGGTCTCCTATAAGGTGTTCGTGGACACCATCGGCAACAACGTGGTGTTGCCCTGCCGCGTCCGTGGACACCCGCGACCCAACGTCACGTGGCGGACCAACGATGGCCTGGACGTGACCAACGAACCCAGGATGAAG GTGCTTCGTTCAGGCGAGCTAGTGATCTCGCCGCTGCTGTGGAGCGACATGGGCGAGTTCACTTGCCGCGCCACCAACTTGTTCGGCAGCACGGAGGTCAAAACCTTCGTCTATCCGGCTCGA cAGAGCGatacagacggatag
- the LOC123878078 gene encoding neural/ectodermal development factor IMP-L2-like isoform X1, whose amino-acid sequence MYYLVLILATAALAGGANVNRHLKLLAEIDNHIESNGEIQAVPAPSSKRFITLTRRPAARNAHRPGTTLELTCEAIAAPAPSVHWFKNDAPVYEYDKDSNEIIDSNPSSLARVSSTLLISRTDGPAQYTCLVVAGQGTVRANTIVYSTDSSTDTSERSKLVPLSPRILVSYKVFVDTIGNNVVLPCRVRGHPRPNVTWRTNDGLDVTNEPRMKVLRSGELVISPLLWSDMGEFTCRATNLFGSTEVKTFVYPARQSDTDG is encoded by the exons ATGTATTATTTAGTTCTCATCCTCGCCACGGCGGCGCTGGCGGGCGGCGCCAACGTCAACAGACATCTGAAGCTTCTCGCAGAAATTGACAACCACATAGAATCTAATGGTGAgata caaGCAGTGCCAGCCCCATCATCAAAGCGGTTCATAACGCTAACACGGCGGCCCGCAGCGCGCAACGCACACCGACCTGGCACGACGCTGGAGCTGACTTGCGAAGCGATAGCAGCACCCGCGCCCTCCGTGCATTGGTTCAAGAACGACGCGCCTGTGTATGAG TACGACAAAGACTCGAATGAGATCATAGACTCTAATCCATCCTCCCTGGCGCGAGTGTCATCGACTCTACTTATATCGAGAACAGATGGGCCCGCGCAGTATACGTGCCTAGTGGTGGCCGGTCAGGGCACGGTCAGGGCTAACACCATCGTCTACAGCACGG ATAGCAGCACGGACACCTCAGAGCGCTCCAAGCTGGTCCCCCTCTCGCCTCGCATCCTGGTCTCCTATAAGGTGTTCGTGGACACCATCGGCAACAACGTGGTGTTGCCCTGCCGCGTCCGTGGACACCCGCGACCCAACGTCACGTGGCGGACCAACGATGGCCTGGACGTGACCAACGAACCCAGGATGAAG GTGCTTCGTTCAGGCGAGCTAGTGATCTCGCCGCTGCTGTGGAGCGACATGGGCGAGTTCACTTGCCGCGCCACCAACTTGTTCGGCAGCACGGAGGTCAAAACCTTCGTCTATCCGGCTCGA cAGAGCGatacagacggatag
- the LOC123878078 gene encoding neural/ectodermal development factor IMP-L2-like isoform X3 encodes MYYLVLILATAALAGGANVNRHLKLLAEIDNHIESNVPAPSSKRFITLTRRPAARNAHRPGTTLELTCEAIAAPAPSVHWFKNDAPVYEYDKDSNEIIDSNPSSLARVSSTLLISRTDGPAQYTCLVVAGQGTVRANTIVYSTDSSTDTSERSKLVPLSPRILVSYKVFVDTIGNNVVLPCRVRGHPRPNVTWRTNDGLDVTNEPRMKVLRSGELVISPLLWSDMGEFTCRATNLFGSTEVKTFVYPARQSDTDG; translated from the exons ATGTATTATTTAGTTCTCATCCTCGCCACGGCGGCGCTGGCGGGCGGCGCCAACGTCAACAGACATCTGAAGCTTCTCGCAGAAATTGACAACCACATAGAATCTAATG TGCCAGCCCCATCATCAAAGCGGTTCATAACGCTAACACGGCGGCCCGCAGCGCGCAACGCACACCGACCTGGCACGACGCTGGAGCTGACTTGCGAAGCGATAGCAGCACCCGCGCCCTCCGTGCATTGGTTCAAGAACGACGCGCCTGTGTATGAG TACGACAAAGACTCGAATGAGATCATAGACTCTAATCCATCCTCCCTGGCGCGAGTGTCATCGACTCTACTTATATCGAGAACAGATGGGCCCGCGCAGTATACGTGCCTAGTGGTGGCCGGTCAGGGCACGGTCAGGGCTAACACCATCGTCTACAGCACGG ATAGCAGCACGGACACCTCAGAGCGCTCCAAGCTGGTCCCCCTCTCGCCTCGCATCCTGGTCTCCTATAAGGTGTTCGTGGACACCATCGGCAACAACGTGGTGTTGCCCTGCCGCGTCCGTGGACACCCGCGACCCAACGTCACGTGGCGGACCAACGATGGCCTGGACGTGACCAACGAACCCAGGATGAAG GTGCTTCGTTCAGGCGAGCTAGTGATCTCGCCGCTGCTGTGGAGCGACATGGGCGAGTTCACTTGCCGCGCCACCAACTTGTTCGGCAGCACGGAGGTCAAAACCTTCGTCTATCCGGCTCGA cAGAGCGatacagacggatag